In one window of Nocardiopsis aegyptia DNA:
- a CDS encoding response regulator: MNAPEATADRAPATQVRTLIVDDDFMVARVHRGLVERVPGFTVVGEAGTGAEALEMVARLRPDLVLLDIYLPDMNGIEVLRALRAPGGGEDLPEVDALVITAARDSGTVRQALRGGAVQYLIKPFEPALLTERLRDYARLRRDLETGEAADQDAVDRAFGAARPTARPAKAMPKGLTSPTAALVERALREHAFGGGGGGEGGEDLSATECAAATGISRVSARRYLEYFADSGRVEVRLRYGTAGRPERRYRWSGPPR, translated from the coding sequence TTGAACGCGCCAGAGGCGACCGCGGACCGGGCCCCGGCGACGCAGGTCAGGACGCTCATCGTCGATGACGACTTCATGGTCGCGCGGGTCCACCGCGGCCTGGTGGAGCGCGTCCCCGGCTTCACGGTCGTCGGTGAGGCCGGCACCGGGGCCGAGGCCCTGGAGATGGTCGCGCGGCTGCGCCCGGACCTGGTCCTGCTCGACATCTACCTGCCCGACATGAACGGCATCGAGGTGCTGCGCGCCCTGCGCGCGCCCGGCGGCGGCGAGGACCTGCCGGAGGTGGACGCGCTGGTCATCACGGCGGCGCGGGACAGCGGGACCGTGCGCCAGGCCCTGCGCGGCGGGGCGGTGCAGTACCTGATCAAGCCCTTCGAACCCGCCCTGCTGACCGAGCGGCTGCGCGACTACGCCCGGCTGCGCCGCGACCTGGAGACCGGGGAGGCCGCCGACCAGGACGCCGTGGACCGGGCCTTCGGCGCGGCCCGGCCCACGGCCAGGCCCGCCAAGGCGATGCCCAAGGGGCTCACCAGCCCGACGGCCGCCCTCGTGGAGCGCGCCCTGCGCGAGCACGCCTTCGGGGGTGGGGGCGGCGGCGAGGGCGGCGAGGACCTGTCGGCGACGGAGTGCGCCGCCGCCACCGGGATCTCCCGGGTCAGCGCCCGGCGCTACCTGGAGTACTTCGCCGACTCCGGCCGCGTCGAGGTCCGGCTGCGCTACGGCACGGCCGGCCGGCCCGAGCGCCGCTACCGCTGGTCGGGACCCCCGCGCTGA